One genomic window of Mucilaginibacter sp. SJ includes the following:
- a CDS encoding efflux RND transporter permease subunit gives MNQRKNYFITHRKPLGLVLALIIMGGLFAYSKLQTSLFPEITFPKIKIIADEGLQPVNKMMVTVTKPLENAIKQVPDLQLVRSTTSRGSCEISALLNWNADIDLSQQRIQSSIDQIKNDLPADVNISVAKMNPSILPVSGYTLESHNLSPIELRQLATYTVKPFLSQVDGVSEIRVIGGKLKEYWLTLDQQKMTSLGLTPDIISNTLATTNFVKSEGYLSDYKRMYLTVTDATINAKDQLEDLVISNNRKRIVRLKDFASIQVNEGIEYTRINANGHDGVLIAVVKQPNANLISVSNDMADKIDALKKLLPQGVSIRPYYVQADFVNDSVRSVSDSLWVGLLLAIIVAVIFLRSFKASITILITIPVTLGLTLLILYWLGYTFNIMTLGAIAASIGLIIDDAIVVVEQIHRVHEEHPDELSSHLVRKAIDYLFPAMVGSSISTIVIFIPFVLMTGVAGAYFKVLTDTMIITLLSSFFVTWIGLPVIYLLVTRKPKLNAAKAKTEEIHTVKQQKWVSFFILRPYVSFVIVAALAAVIVIVPPLLETGFLPDMDEGAIVLDYKSPPGTSLEETDRMLRQIEKQIIKHPDVTAYSRRTGTQMGFFITEPNSGDYLIQLKKDRTKSTEEVISDLRKMVEETQPALQVEFGQVISDMLGDLTTSAEPIEIKVFGDNQQTLQNLSRQIAGLVEKVKGTADVLPGIVIAGPSVSIQPHYSKIAQYGITAADLQMQIQTALEGNVIGSLLEKEQLSPIRMVYPGNRSLNVNDIHNLHIFLPSGKLIPITELASVELRPGDAEINRENLQSMNVVSARLEDSDLGTVITSIQKTIHDNVNLPTGYHVEYGGAYAQQQQSFKELLIILITACLLVFGVILFLFRQFRIALLILVIGILGIAGSFLALFITGTPLNVGSYTGLIMIVGIIGENAIFTFLQFKESAIENENKNIDAAITFAISTRLRPKLMTALGAIIALLPLALGIGAGAQLHQPLAIAVIGGFLAALPLLLIVLPAMLRILYRKGFNTHLNEINESHNG, from the coding sequence ATGAACCAGCGAAAAAATTACTTCATAACCCACCGCAAGCCTTTAGGCCTGGTACTTGCCCTGATTATTATGGGCGGTTTGTTTGCCTATTCAAAACTGCAAACTTCGCTTTTTCCTGAAATCACTTTCCCAAAGATCAAAATCATTGCCGACGAGGGCCTGCAGCCGGTAAATAAAATGATGGTTACAGTTACCAAACCGCTGGAAAATGCCATTAAGCAGGTGCCCGACCTGCAACTGGTACGCAGTACTACCAGCAGGGGAAGCTGTGAAATTTCGGCGCTGCTCAACTGGAATGCTGATATCGACCTGAGCCAGCAGCGTATCCAGTCGAGCATCGATCAGATCAAGAACGACCTTCCCGCCGATGTAAATATCAGCGTAGCTAAAATGAACCCTTCCATTTTACCGGTAAGCGGTTACACTTTGGAGAGCCATAACCTGTCCCCTATTGAATTAAGGCAATTAGCTACATACACGGTAAAACCATTCCTGTCGCAGGTCGACGGGGTATCGGAGATCAGGGTGATCGGCGGTAAATTAAAAGAATACTGGCTCACGCTCGATCAGCAAAAAATGACTTCGTTGGGCCTTACGCCTGATATTATCAGTAATACGCTTGCTACTACCAATTTCGTAAAATCAGAGGGCTATCTGTCTGATTATAAGCGCATGTACCTCACTGTCACTGATGCTACCATCAATGCCAAAGATCAGCTGGAGGACCTGGTGATCAGCAACAACCGCAAAAGGATAGTACGGCTCAAGGATTTTGCAAGCATCCAGGTTAACGAAGGGATTGAGTATACCCGTATCAACGCCAACGGGCATGATGGGGTACTGATAGCTGTAGTGAAGCAACCCAATGCCAACCTCATTTCGGTTAGTAACGATATGGCCGATAAGATTGACGCGCTGAAAAAACTACTCCCGCAGGGTGTAAGTATCCGGCCATATTATGTTCAGGCCGATTTTGTGAACGATTCGGTTAGGAGCGTAAGCGACAGCCTTTGGGTAGGCTTACTCCTGGCTATTATTGTGGCGGTTATCTTCTTAAGATCGTTCAAGGCAAGTATCACCATATTGATTACCATCCCGGTTACACTCGGGCTTACACTGCTCATATTGTACTGGCTTGGCTATACTTTTAATATCATGACGCTGGGTGCTATCGCAGCCTCCATAGGGTTAATTATTGACGATGCCATTGTGGTGGTTGAACAGATCCACAGGGTACACGAAGAACACCCGGACGAGTTGAGCAGCCATTTGGTGCGCAAGGCTATTGATTACCTTTTCCCGGCCATGGTAGGCTCATCTATCAGTACTATCGTAATTTTTATTCCTTTTGTTTTGATGACGGGTGTGGCCGGGGCCTACTTCAAGGTGCTTACCGATACCATGATCATTACCTTGCTGAGTTCATTCTTTGTAACGTGGATCGGTTTGCCGGTAATTTACCTGCTCGTAACACGTAAGCCTAAGTTAAATGCAGCAAAAGCTAAGACAGAAGAAATACACACGGTTAAGCAACAAAAGTGGGTTAGTTTCTTTATCCTGCGCCCCTATGTAAGCTTTGTTATTGTTGCCGCGCTGGCTGCCGTAATTGTGATTGTCCCCCCATTGCTGGAGACCGGCTTCCTGCCTGATATGGACGAAGGAGCCATCGTGCTCGACTACAAATCACCTCCCGGAACATCACTGGAAGAAACCGACCGGATGTTGCGCCAGATAGAAAAACAGATCATCAAGCATCCGGATGTAACTGCCTATTCGCGCCGTACGGGTACACAAATGGGCTTTTTTATTACAGAGCCTAACAGCGGCGATTATCTTATCCAGCTAAAAAAAGATCGCACCAAAAGCACCGAAGAGGTGATCAGCGATTTGCGTAAAATGGTTGAGGAAACCCAACCCGCGCTGCAGGTTGAATTTGGCCAGGTGATATCCGATATGCTTGGCGACCTGACCACATCGGCCGAGCCTATCGAGATCAAAGTATTCGGTGATAATCAGCAAACCCTGCAAAACCTGTCAAGGCAGATAGCCGGGCTGGTTGAAAAAGTAAAAGGTACTGCCGATGTGCTGCCGGGTATTGTTATCGCCGGTCCTTCGGTAAGCATTCAACCCCATTACAGCAAGATCGCACAGTATGGAATTACCGCTGCCGATCTACAGATGCAGATCCAAACCGCGCTGGAAGGTAATGTAATAGGCAGCTTACTGGAAAAAGAACAGCTTTCACCCATCCGCATGGTTTACCCGGGTAACCGCTCGCTTAACGTGAATGACATCCATAACCTGCACATATTTTTACCCAGCGGCAAACTCATCCCTATAACCGAACTTGCTTCGGTAGAGTTAAGGCCCGGCGATGCGGAGATCAATCGCGAAAACCTGCAAAGCATGAATGTAGTGAGCGCCCGTCTGGAAGACAGCGACCTGGGTACCGTAATAACATCCATTCAAAAAACCATCCATGATAACGTAAACCTGCCAACGGGTTACCACGTGGAGTATGGAGGAGCCTACGCCCAGCAGCAGCAGTCATTTAAAGAATTGCTTATCATCCTCATAACTGCCTGTTTACTGGTTTTTGGGGTGATATTATTCCTGTTCAGGCAGTTCAGGATAGCGCTGCTTATTTTGGTGATTGGCATTTTAGGTATCGCCGGTAGCTTCCTGGCTTTATTTATTACCGGTACGCCACTCAATGTGGGCAGCTATACAGGGTTGATTATGATTGTAGGCATTATTGGCGAAAACGCCATTTTCACCTTCCTGCAGTTTAAGGAAAGCGCTATCGAAAATGAAAATAAAAACATTGACGCCGCTATAACCTTTGCCATCAGTACCCGTTTAAGACCAAAACTAATGACCGCTTTGGGGGCCATTATAGCCCTGTTGCCGCTTGCTTTAGGCATAGGTGCCGGCGCGCAATTACACCAGCCATTAGCAATTGCAGTTATTGGGGGTTTTTTAGCGGCGTTGCCATTACTGCTTATCGTTTTACCGGCAATGCTCCGTATATTGTACCGCAAAGGGTTTAACACCCATTTAAATGAAATTAATGAAAGCCACAACGGTTAA
- a CDS encoding efflux RND transporter periplasmic adaptor subunit, with translation MKFKHIYLFAGLLTLLYSCKGNTPADDAGDAETAAQTPVTVTSVADSAMVDYIDLSATSVFQQKNIVKANANGYIQKVNILPGHYVNKGEFLFSIKTKEAQSIGNSINVLDTTFKFSGINKIKAAGNGYVTQLNHQQGDYVQDGEQLAVISDRSSFVFVMQLPYELRSYVKNNQNVLLVLPGGEKLMAQVSSSMPAVDSLSQTQGIVLKVNSTNPIPENLVAKARIIKSIRPHTLSLPKSAILSNETQTEFWVMKLINPTTAVKTAITKGIETGGRVEILTPKFSANDKIVVTGNYGLADTAKVKITSPL, from the coding sequence ATGAAATTTAAACATATATACCTGTTTGCAGGCCTTTTAACCTTGCTGTATAGTTGCAAAGGCAACACTCCTGCAGATGATGCCGGCGATGCAGAAACAGCCGCTCAAACGCCCGTAACCGTAACCTCAGTCGCCGATAGTGCTATGGTTGACTATATTGACCTTAGCGCCACATCTGTTTTTCAGCAAAAAAATATTGTGAAGGCCAATGCTAACGGTTACATCCAAAAGGTGAACATCCTGCCAGGGCATTACGTAAATAAAGGCGAGTTTTTATTCAGCATAAAAACCAAGGAAGCACAGAGTATTGGCAACAGCATCAATGTGCTGGATACTACGTTTAAGTTTTCGGGAATTAATAAAATAAAAGCTGCCGGCAATGGCTACGTTACCCAACTCAACCATCAGCAGGGCGATTATGTACAGGATGGTGAACAGCTTGCCGTAATCAGCGATCGCTCAAGCTTTGTATTTGTGATGCAATTACCCTATGAACTGCGTAGCTATGTAAAAAACAACCAGAACGTACTGCTTGTACTGCCCGGCGGCGAAAAACTGATGGCACAGGTAAGCTCATCAATGCCCGCTGTTGATTCATTATCTCAAACCCAGGGTATTGTGCTTAAAGTGAACAGTACCAACCCCATTCCCGAAAATTTGGTAGCCAAAGCGCGGATCATTAAGTCGATACGCCCGCATACGCTATCACTTCCAAAATCGGCCATACTAAGCAATGAAACACAAACGGAGTTTTGGGTAATGAAGTTGATCAATCCTACTACTGCTGTAAAAACTGCCATAACCAAAGGCATTGAAACCGGCGGCAGGGTGGAAATTTTAACCCCCAAATTTTCGGCAAATGATAAAATAGTGGTTACAGGTAATTACGGACTGGCGGATACCGCTAAAGTGAAAATAACAAGCCCCCTCTAA
- a CDS encoding TolC family protein — MTIRINWVFGFLFCLLSAATQAQTYNLEHYLELAKSNSPLLKDLQNQVASGQLDSLRIRAGYRPQVSANSAGLYAPVAGGYGYAPAITNEHTLNALLGINQSLDSKKNIAAQIDAVKLQSQSVLNTAKISEQDLKKAVTAQYIAAFGSLQQVKFNQEVISLLNREEALLKKLTRTNVYRQSDYLTFLVTLKQQELTLSQAKLQYKNDYTTLNYLTGIADTSYIELQDPGIQKTIRANISNSIFFSQYKTDSLKLVNSRALVDFAYKPKINLLADGGYNSDFLSGPAYKNFGASIGFSFTLPLYDGGQRKIQYRKLSLEEDTRRSYKAFFDTQYRQQIAQLNQQIDGSEKLLNQIDDQMKYTESLVKVDTQLLQTGDVRVADLVLAINNYLAIKNLKTQTNINKLQLINQLNYWNK, encoded by the coding sequence TTGACCATCCGGATAAATTGGGTTTTCGGCTTTTTATTTTGCCTGCTTAGTGCTGCTACACAGGCACAAACCTACAATCTTGAACATTATTTGGAGCTTGCCAAAAGTAACAGTCCGCTGTTAAAGGATTTGCAAAATCAGGTTGCTTCGGGCCAGTTGGACAGCCTCCGGATCAGGGCAGGTTACAGGCCACAGGTAAGCGCTAACAGTGCCGGTCTTTACGCGCCGGTTGCCGGCGGCTATGGTTATGCCCCTGCCATCACCAACGAGCATACGCTTAATGCGCTATTGGGCATCAATCAATCGCTGGATAGCAAAAAAAATATCGCTGCACAGATAGATGCGGTGAAGCTGCAATCGCAATCGGTGCTTAATACCGCCAAAATCTCTGAGCAGGACCTGAAAAAAGCAGTCACGGCACAATACATAGCGGCATTTGGCAGCCTGCAACAGGTAAAATTTAACCAGGAAGTGATCAGCCTGCTTAACCGGGAGGAAGCGCTGCTTAAAAAACTGACCCGCACCAATGTTTACCGCCAAAGCGATTACCTTACTTTTTTGGTTACCCTTAAACAGCAGGAACTAACTTTGTCGCAGGCAAAGCTGCAATACAAAAATGACTATACTACACTTAACTATTTAACCGGCATTGCTGATACCAGTTACATCGAACTACAGGATCCCGGCATTCAAAAAACTATCCGGGCCAATATTAGTAACAGCATCTTTTTCAGCCAGTATAAAACGGATAGCCTTAAGCTGGTAAACAGTCGCGCCTTAGTTGATTTTGCCTACAAACCCAAGATTAATTTACTGGCAGACGGCGGTTACAATTCCGATTTCCTGAGTGGGCCGGCCTATAAAAATTTCGGCGCCAGTATTGGTTTTAGTTTTACCCTGCCATTATATGATGGAGGCCAGCGTAAGATCCAGTACCGCAAGCTCTCGTTAGAAGAAGATACCCGGCGCAGCTACAAAGCGTTTTTTGATACACAATACCGCCAGCAGATTGCTCAGCTAAATCAACAGATAGATGGCTCCGAAAAACTGCTCAATCAAATTGATGACCAGATGAAATACACCGAAAGCCTGGTAAAAGTTGACACCCAACTGCTGCAAACCGGCGATGTGCGTGTAGCCGACCTGGTGCTGGCTATCAACAATTACCTTGCTATAAAAAATCTTAAAACACAAACCAATATTAATAAGCTGCAGCTCATTAATCAGCTCAATTACTGGAACAAATAA
- a CDS encoding sensor histidine kinase — protein sequence MKLSERYNRVNLIATIVIMLITGVIYYQAISLILTNQKDNSLKVEEQEVFDYVKLNHHLPQVFASKDQQITFISAEPNSVKREFFNTTYYREKDEPESGRGLVSSVTVGDRYYKILIVESKVETEDLIQIIFGITIGVILLLLLVLVITNRLILGRLWQPFYSILSELKLFNVTDSREMPSPNTTIDEFNELQAEVTAMAERVKKDYKDLKTFTENASHELLTPIAVINSKLDTLIQTENFSEHQSKLLNDLYSAVSRLSRLNQSLLLLVKIENKLLNDRQHLDLQELIDDLLYQLEDIFNDKEITVISTISKKEIEASNYLIEILLNNLIINAVRHNRTGGEIIISLTAENLTIKNTGEQVALNPENIFTRFHKASTSEGSGLGLTISKQICESLGYQLVYSYEAPYHIFTVNF from the coding sequence ATGAAGCTTTCGGAAAGGTATAACCGGGTAAATTTAATTGCTACTATTGTTATCATGCTGATAACCGGCGTTATTTATTACCAGGCCATCAGCCTGATCCTTACTAATCAAAAAGACAATTCACTTAAGGTTGAAGAGCAGGAAGTTTTTGATTACGTAAAGCTCAATCACCACCTGCCCCAGGTTTTCGCCTCGAAAGACCAGCAGATCACCTTTATTTCGGCCGAACCCAATTCGGTTAAACGCGAATTTTTTAACACTACTTATTACCGCGAAAAAGACGAGCCGGAATCAGGTCGCGGTTTGGTCAGTTCGGTGACAGTTGGCGACAGGTATTATAAAATCCTGATAGTTGAATCGAAAGTAGAAACGGAAGACCTCATCCAGATCATCTTCGGCATTACAATAGGCGTTATCTTATTACTGCTGCTGGTGTTGGTAATTACCAACCGCCTGATATTGGGCCGGCTTTGGCAGCCATTTTACAGTATCCTGAGTGAATTGAAACTATTTAATGTTACCGACAGCCGCGAAATGCCATCTCCCAATACTACTATCGACGAGTTTAACGAACTCCAGGCCGAAGTTACCGCCATGGCCGAACGGGTAAAAAAAGACTACAAAGACCTTAAAACCTTTACCGAAAACGCCTCGCATGAGCTGCTTACCCCTATTGCGGTGATCAACTCCAAATTGGACACCCTGATCCAGACAGAAAACTTTAGTGAGCATCAAAGCAAGTTACTCAATGACCTTTACAGCGCGGTATCGCGCCTGAGCAGGCTTAACCAATCGTTGTTATTACTGGTCAAGATTGAGAACAAACTATTGAACGATCGACAGCACCTGGATTTACAGGAACTTATAGATGATTTGCTGTATCAATTGGAAGATATTTTCAACGACAAAGAAATAACGGTTATTTCAACAATTAGCAAAAAGGAAATTGAAGCCAGCAATTACCTTATTGAGATATTGTTAAATAACCTCATCATCAACGCGGTACGTCATAACCGTACAGGCGGCGAGATCATCATCAGCCTCACAGCCGAAAATTTAACCATCAAAAACACCGGCGAACAGGTAGCCTTAAATCCTGAAAATATCTTTACCCGCTTTCATAAAGCATCCACATCTGAAGGCAGCGGCCTGGGGCTTACCATATCCAAACAAATCTGCGAAAGTTTGGGTTATCAGCTGGTTTACAGTTATGAAGCGCCATACCATATCTTCACGGTCAACTTTTAA
- a CDS encoding response regulator transcription factor, translating into MKILIIEDEEGLRESIEEYFTEAGNICETAASYAAALAKVELYRYDCILLDITLPGGNGIDILKKLKANNYTDGVLIISAKNSLDDRLQGLDLGADDYLVKPFHLSELKARVSAIIRRKMFNGSNVLNFNELSIDLMAKTVAVNGIPVKFTRKEFALLIYFISNKGKVISKNAIAEHLWGDGIDLANNFDFIYSHIKNIRKKIMEAGGKDYIYAAYGMGYKFADQ; encoded by the coding sequence TTGAAAATACTCATCATCGAAGACGAAGAGGGCCTGCGCGAAAGTATTGAAGAATATTTTACCGAAGCCGGCAACATTTGTGAAACCGCGGCCAGCTATGCAGCAGCCCTCGCCAAGGTTGAATTGTACCGTTATGATTGCATCCTGCTGGATATCACCCTGCCCGGCGGTAATGGTATTGATATATTAAAAAAGCTTAAAGCCAATAACTACACCGACGGGGTGCTCATCATATCGGCCAAAAACTCGCTCGATGACCGCCTGCAGGGCCTTGACCTCGGTGCTGATGATTATTTGGTAAAGCCCTTTCACCTTTCGGAATTGAAGGCGAGGGTATCGGCCATCATCAGGCGTAAAATGTTCAATGGCAGCAATGTACTTAACTTCAATGAGCTCAGTATCGACCTGATGGCTAAAACGGTAGCTGTAAACGGCATCCCGGTAAAGTTTACCCGTAAAGAGTTTGCATTGCTCATCTATTTCATCTCCAACAAAGGCAAAGTAATTTCAAAAAACGCCATTGCCGAACATTTATGGGGCGATGGCATCGATCTGGCCAATAATTTCGACTTTATTTACTCGCATATTAAAAACATCCGTAAAAAAATAATGGAAGCCGGCGGCAAGGATTATATTTATGCAGCCTATGGTATGGGCTACAAATTCGCCGATCAATAA
- a CDS encoding EamA family transporter, producing the protein MWWIYALLSALFAALTAIFAKIGIKGVDTDLATAIRTVIILILAWAIALFKGSHGGISTLTKTNWAFLILSGCATGLSWICYFRALQLGKVSQVAPVDKLSVALAIALSVIFLGEPLTLKNAIGALLIIGGTIVLIF; encoded by the coding sequence ATGTGGTGGATCTACGCATTACTTTCGGCACTGTTTGCAGCGCTTACAGCCATTTTTGCCAAAATAGGGATTAAAGGGGTTGATACCGACCTCGCTACGGCCATCCGTACCGTAATAATCCTGATCCTGGCCTGGGCCATAGCACTTTTTAAGGGGAGCCATGGTGGTATCAGCACGCTCACCAAAACCAACTGGGCCTTCCTCATCTTGTCTGGCTGTGCAACCGGCCTTTCGTGGATCTGTTATTTCCGCGCCCTGCAGTTGGGCAAGGTAAGCCAGGTTGCCCCGGTTGATAAACTAAGCGTTGCTTTGGCCATCGCGCTTTCTGTTATTTTTCTGGGCGAACCGTTAACTTTAAAAAATGCCATAGGCGCGCTGCTTATTATCGGCGGTACAATTGTATTGATTTTTTAA